In the Mesotoga sp. UBA6090 genome, one interval contains:
- a CDS encoding UvrD-helicase domain-containing protein, translating into MNKNTFISASAGTGKTYRLVEEYMEILRSDEKLGIENILAITFTEKAAAEMKERVAKAILEQIDEAASESERKRWKEINSRVMHAWISTIHSFCARILRESILNTNSDLDPGFSIITGTKKILELQALGRFFSRNLDSLDEMIDIYGLDKTYKILEECLSKKRHNMYLYSPLDNKDKEENAEKISRATAVCHEAFVKLNKEYEELTLKKAQLDFEQLLEETRKMLNDNPKIAEVYSRRFKYILVDEFQDTDELQAEIISKLTASGNVKVLFVGDDKQSIYRFRGANVEIFNLTRREFEERDDDTDTLGKSYRSYPEIVTFHNIFFKKVMSNPMLEAFASRYGKDVEALEPHGNKREKRVRILESKDKDHAGPVAAYIRSLLDEVLDFREGKSVVTRKIRPGGIAILLRKFKNVEQYQEALEANRIPYYTVGSRKFFQRPEIAGLIAFVSFLGNPADDRAFLSFFLSPAWGGTLQDAARLKEKYSHFYDCIMRSNDESFVDLRTIITRYSRLARLLKPGEILDSFVGETDYLPKMTLLAMPEQCLANVIKFLQISKELDSLGISLREFSKNIKLYSEEADEGEAALENEKSDSVKIMTVHQAKGLEFPVVIVAEMTENPRKETPSMLFDTASKGFTLYSKELTTDDLDLVYRADLRKQVEEEKRTLYVALTRPREILVMNVDKEAMEKALKKKKDDTDIGWLPQIVIGLYNEETGQLEEELEDLVTFVKAPTLLEGSETRRVETPWEEPDIDYMKRFDHLKFRRIVSPTKLDYDDKPKVILEIDSIERTSRSSIAEGLYVHRIFEQLGNPAGRPKGKRLNEILSDPELLGGSATPERAKEILEQLKRLGNHEIIREIEDSEACRSEVRFERAFGKFILAGVIDKLYKTPDGWKIVDFKLAEKRDDMLGKYRFQMEFYLYLLKNSLDPVSATILYLKDGDTETVTLQNTRDFEISLEDYVTHQREEI; encoded by the coding sequence ATGAATAAGAACACATTCATCTCCGCTTCTGCAGGCACCGGCAAGACATACAGGCTGGTGGAGGAATACATGGAAATTCTTCGCTCCGACGAAAAGCTGGGCATCGAAAACATCCTGGCGATTACCTTCACTGAAAAGGCCGCTGCAGAGATGAAGGAGAGAGTGGCGAAGGCGATACTGGAACAAATAGATGAAGCTGCCAGCGAAAGCGAGCGAAAGAGATGGAAAGAGATCAATTCAAGGGTTATGCACGCCTGGATCTCTACTATCCACTCCTTCTGCGCGAGAATACTCAGGGAGTCTATTCTGAATACGAATTCCGATCTAGATCCTGGATTCTCGATCATTACGGGAACGAAGAAGATACTCGAACTTCAGGCCCTTGGAAGATTCTTCTCGCGCAACCTCGATTCTCTCGACGAAATGATAGACATCTACGGTCTGGACAAAACTTACAAAATCCTCGAAGAGTGCCTGTCCAAGAAGAGACACAACATGTATCTCTACAGCCCACTTGATAACAAAGATAAGGAAGAGAACGCCGAGAAAATCTCCAGAGCGACAGCTGTCTGTCACGAAGCATTTGTGAAGCTCAATAAGGAATACGAGGAACTGACTCTGAAGAAGGCACAGCTCGACTTCGAGCAGTTGCTGGAAGAGACAAGGAAGATGCTGAACGACAACCCCAAGATAGCAGAGGTGTATTCCAGGAGATTCAAGTACATTTTAGTGGACGAGTTCCAGGATACGGACGAGCTTCAGGCGGAGATTATCAGTAAGTTGACGGCTTCGGGGAATGTTAAGGTGCTTTTTGTCGGGGACGACAAGCAGTCGATATACCGGTTCAGGGGAGCGAACGTCGAGATCTTCAATCTGACAAGAAGGGAATTCGAAGAAAGGGACGACGACACGGACACTCTCGGAAAATCATACAGATCGTACCCGGAGATTGTGACGTTCCACAACATATTCTTCAAGAAAGTGATGAGCAACCCAATGCTTGAGGCATTTGCGTCGAGGTACGGCAAAGATGTGGAGGCCCTAGAGCCTCACGGTAACAAGAGAGAAAAGCGAGTAAGAATACTTGAAAGCAAAGATAAAGACCACGCAGGACCCGTCGCTGCTTACATACGTTCGCTTCTGGATGAGGTGCTCGATTTCAGAGAGGGAAAATCTGTTGTAACGCGCAAGATACGGCCAGGGGGCATAGCTATACTCCTCAGAAAATTCAAGAACGTCGAGCAGTATCAGGAGGCGCTTGAAGCAAATCGGATTCCTTACTATACGGTGGGCTCTAGAAAGTTCTTCCAGCGGCCCGAGATAGCCGGACTGATAGCATTCGTCAGTTTTCTCGGCAATCCCGCAGACGACAGGGCCTTCCTGTCATTCTTCCTTTCTCCAGCATGGGGAGGCACGCTTCAGGATGCGGCGAGACTCAAGGAGAAATACAGTCACTTCTATGATTGCATCATGAGGAGCAATGATGAATCCTTCGTCGATCTTCGCACGATCATAACAAGGTATTCGCGCCTTGCAAGACTACTTAAGCCGGGAGAAATTCTCGACTCCTTCGTCGGAGAGACGGACTACCTTCCTAAGATGACGCTCCTTGCAATGCCCGAGCAGTGTCTGGCCAACGTGATCAAATTCCTTCAAATATCCAAGGAGCTCGACTCTCTCGGGATAAGTTTGAGGGAGTTTTCGAAGAACATCAAATTGTATTCCGAGGAGGCAGACGAGGGCGAAGCGGCCCTGGAGAACGAGAAGAGCGACAGCGTGAAGATAATGACAGTCCACCAGGCAAAGGGGCTGGAATTTCCCGTTGTGATCGTTGCAGAGATGACGGAGAATCCGAGGAAAGAGACCCCTTCAATGCTTTTCGACACAGCTTCGAAAGGCTTCACTCTTTACAGCAAGGAACTAACGACGGATGACCTAGACTTGGTGTATAGAGCAGATCTGAGAAAACAGGTCGAAGAAGAGAAGAGAACCCTCTATGTTGCGCTTACAAGGCCCCGGGAAATACTTGTGATGAATGTCGACAAAGAGGCCATGGAGAAGGCGCTGAAAAAGAAGAAAGACGATACGGATATCGGCTGGCTTCCTCAGATAGTGATTGGCCTCTATAACGAAGAAACGGGACAGCTGGAGGAAGAACTCGAGGACCTGGTTACTTTTGTGAAGGCCCCGACTCTCCTTGAAGGTTCGGAAACTCGACGTGTAGAAACCCCGTGGGAAGAGCCCGATATCGATTACATGAAACGCTTCGATCATCTCAAATTCAGGAGAATAGTCTCGCCCACCAAGCTCGACTACGATGACAAACCGAAGGTGATTCTGGAGATCGACAGTATCGAAAGAACCTCACGATCCTCTATAGCCGAAGGGCTGTACGTTCACAGGATCTTCGAGCAGCTCGGAAACCCCGCTGGAAGACCAAAGGGAAAGAGACTGAATGAGATTCTGAGCGATCCTGAACTTCTAGGAGGGTCGGCAACCCCTGAAAGGGCAAAGGAGATCCTGGAGCAATTGAAGCGACTTGGCAATCACGAGATAATTCGCGAAATCGAGGACTCAGAGGCTTGTAGAAGTGAAGTGCGCTTCGAGAGAGCCTTCGGCAAGTTCATACTGGCAGGCGTAATCGACAAACTCTACAAGACACCCGACGGCTGGAAGATCGTCGACTTCAAGCTGGCCGAAAAGAGAGATGACATGCTTGGCAAATACAGGTTCCAGATGGAATTCTACCTGTATCTTCTGAAGAATTCTCTCGACCCTGTTTCGGCGACTATTCTGTATCTCAAAGACGGCGATACGGAGACCGTGACCCTCCAAAACACTCGCGACTTCGAAATCAGCCTCGAAGACTATGTGACCCATCAAAGAGAAGAAATATGA
- a CDS encoding formylglycine-generating enzyme family protein, whose protein sequence is MTELPSMEMPEWIRNPGEFDIRNILQDSLCYLASGLHGHFVKCYMGNAYSFVYIDYYISREDLLQDMAEYGFKGYRVIRQESIDPYRLHPGGWDALTWYYREDDPRGERRFDRFRGDRERGYFAGYRGILNTSWKKVLPAEGDGNPNSWREIQKEPFAEWFILERTEEYDETHNPKRFSFFFLNTEAVAAYQALYLENRITPKILVVPQHGFGMNWTEFGHREQILARTIFYPNNPLPEYIVGMAGFYEPWPEYTNRVKKYRSRYSGFITVWRYSGDPARLNPPVSEQRGNHQQETSENDLVFVENGEFEMSEVWEGENGKERKTLYVILTYDFYIGKYTVTCQEYSRFCRETGAEEFIDRYFPNVRKPAVRVNWFEAIAYCNWLSEKEGLPPAYDELGKLLDCDGSHTTDLRRVAGYRLPTEAEWEYAARGGNKSRDYIFAGSNDVDEVAWYIENSSDRTREVGLKSPNELGLYDMSGNVWELCSDNSDRYSEGLEINPYGETDQWKVLRGGSAVDHPLTVAVSFRNICVVTADSMIGFRIAKTVLVDEGEQ, encoded by the coding sequence ATGACGGAACTACCGTCAATGGAAATGCCGGAATGGATCAGAAACCCAGGGGAGTTCGACATAAGAAACATACTGCAGGACTCTCTCTGCTACCTTGCCAGCGGCCTTCACGGCCATTTTGTTAAATGCTACATGGGAAACGCTTACAGCTTCGTGTACATCGACTACTACATAAGCCGAGAAGATCTGTTGCAGGATATGGCCGAGTACGGGTTCAAAGGTTACAGAGTGATCCGACAAGAATCGATAGACCCCTATAGACTCCACCCGGGTGGATGGGACGCGCTTACGTGGTATTACCGCGAGGACGATCCGCGAGGAGAGAGGCGGTTCGATCGCTTCCGTGGAGACCGCGAAAGAGGTTACTTCGCAGGATATCGAGGCATTCTGAATACTTCGTGGAAGAAGGTTTTGCCCGCCGAGGGAGACGGAAACCCTAACTCGTGGCGTGAGATCCAGAAGGAGCCCTTCGCCGAATGGTTCATCCTCGAGAGGACTGAGGAGTACGACGAGACGCACAACCCGAAACGCTTTTCCTTCTTCTTTCTCAATACCGAGGCTGTTGCTGCCTACCAGGCGCTTTACCTGGAAAACCGGATCACTCCGAAGATCCTCGTAGTTCCGCAGCACGGCTTCGGCATGAACTGGACAGAATTCGGTCACAGAGAGCAGATCCTCGCCAGAACGATATTCTACCCCAACAATCCCCTGCCCGAATACATCGTCGGCATGGCCGGTTTTTATGAACCCTGGCCGGAATACACGAACAGGGTGAAGAAGTACCGTAGCAGGTATAGCGGCTTCATTACCGTCTGGAGGTACTCGGGAGATCCCGCAAGGCTCAATCCACCTGTTTCCGAGCAGAGAGGGAACCACCAGCAGGAAACATCTGAAAACGATCTCGTCTTTGTCGAGAACGGCGAGTTCGAGATGAGCGAGGTATGGGAGGGAGAAAACGGAAAAGAGCGGAAGACCCTCTATGTGATACTTACCTATGATTTCTATATCGGCAAATACACCGTCACGTGTCAGGAGTACTCGAGGTTCTGCAGGGAAACGGGCGCAGAAGAATTCATAGATAGATACTTCCCGAATGTCAGAAAGCCGGCCGTTCGTGTTAACTGGTTCGAAGCCATCGCTTACTGCAACTGGTTGAGCGAAAAGGAAGGCCTGCCCCCGGCGTATGATGAATTGGGAAAGTTGCTTGATTGCGACGGCTCACACACGACCGACTTAAGAAGAGTCGCCGGCTACAGGTTGCCGACCGAGGCCGAATGGGAATACGCGGCCAGGGGAGGGAACAAGAGCAGAGATTATATCTTCGCCGGAAGTAACGACGTCGATGAGGTCGCCTGGTATATTGAAAACTCATCCGACAGAACTCGAGAGGTCGGGTTGAAGAGCCCGAACGAACTCGGGCTTTACGATATGTCCGGCAACGTCTGGGAACTGTGCAGCGACAACAGCGACAGATACTCGGAGGGACTGGAAATAAACCCGTATGGGGAAACAGATCAATGGAAGGTTCTTCGTGGCGGAAGCGCAGTTGACCATCCTTTAACAGTGGCAGTTTCGTTCCGCAACATCTGTGTAGTAACTGCAGACTCGATGATCGGCTTCCGCATAGCGAAAACAGTGCTGGTCGACGAGGGAGAGCAATGA
- a CDS encoding HsdM family class I SAM-dependent methyltransferase, producing MDLASFAENFVYLLFKLREEDRSLSERAIEYLWTNMLLRKNSFRENYFDVFEEFALFGKSGIERAVLIEKALKEIISRYPRFRFIEYEGRYVWIFSEGPELLQKTCAYADSFVDRLAMVDIFKKSGSLYEALLSVSMESDLLEGDSAAPPQVIDSMVELLDVHHGMSIYDPATGFGRILYGIFKNNTLENLEYAGLEADPYRHRIGKMALILLGLNAVNLKQGDPLARPEDGSLLSNSQYDRVILEPPSSEKLLSFRIKTGYVTRDNLEVSKVPGSQWSYIKHGIECLKPTGKMVSLIETIALEDPVREIVDNDWLEAVIELPVGKGNFLRRETSILLINKSKPDQRRGKVLLVVPESEKQIDWFDIRNPIDWPSRLTEQYREWVSRPNRSGIVSIQTIAANGYTLRPRDYAISAGLPGRKEVSYEELINAPMIELKEIGEFITGGNPERVGYDRENGMNSETPLHGDEESGRIYLLERVATDSEGVIDLYRSTRHSRTQLEVAESRTLRKSDIVICVGPGAEGVGILGDILDDETVILSREHVALRVREEYDPLEVLRVLRSDYGRHLIREAKAAIFLSGMGIDALEEIRIPDIVRKK from the coding sequence ATGGATCTTGCAAGTTTTGCAGAGAATTTTGTCTATCTTCTGTTCAAATTGAGAGAGGAAGACCGAAGCCTTTCGGAAAGGGCTATCGAGTACTTATGGACCAACATGTTGCTCAGAAAGAACTCGTTTCGAGAGAACTACTTCGATGTCTTCGAAGAATTCGCTCTCTTCGGCAAGAGCGGAATTGAAAGGGCAGTGCTGATAGAGAAGGCCTTGAAGGAGATAATCAGCAGGTATCCCCGGTTCAGATTCATCGAATATGAAGGCAGGTACGTGTGGATCTTCAGCGAAGGGCCCGAGCTGCTTCAGAAGACATGTGCTTACGCCGACTCGTTCGTGGATAGACTTGCGATGGTGGATATATTCAAAAAAAGTGGCTCTCTGTACGAGGCTTTGCTCTCGGTATCCATGGAATCCGACTTGCTTGAAGGAGATTCGGCGGCGCCCCCGCAGGTCATCGATTCAATGGTCGAATTGCTGGATGTCCATCATGGAATGAGCATATACGATCCTGCAACGGGCTTCGGCAGGATCCTTTACGGCATCTTCAAGAACAATACCCTCGAAAACCTCGAATACGCCGGCCTGGAGGCAGACCCGTACAGACACAGGATCGGAAAGATGGCTTTGATTCTACTCGGATTGAATGCCGTGAATCTGAAGCAGGGAGACCCGCTGGCCAGGCCGGAAGACGGTTCACTCCTGTCGAATTCTCAGTACGACAGGGTGATACTCGAGCCGCCATCCAGCGAGAAGCTTCTCTCTTTCAGAATCAAGACCGGGTATGTGACAAGAGACAATCTGGAGGTATCCAAGGTTCCTGGAAGCCAGTGGAGCTACATTAAACACGGAATCGAATGTCTGAAGCCAACGGGGAAAATGGTAAGCCTTATCGAGACAATAGCACTTGAAGACCCGGTCCGTGAGATAGTCGACAACGACTGGCTGGAGGCAGTAATAGAGCTTCCCGTCGGCAAGGGCAACTTTCTTCGAAGAGAGACAAGCATTCTCCTAATAAACAAATCCAAACCTGATCAAAGAAGGGGAAAAGTGCTGCTTGTGGTTCCCGAATCGGAAAAGCAGATCGACTGGTTCGACATACGGAACCCGATCGATTGGCCATCGAGACTTACAGAGCAGTACAGGGAATGGGTCTCACGGCCGAATCGAAGCGGCATAGTCTCGATTCAGACGATTGCGGCAAACGGATACACCCTGAGACCGCGAGATTACGCGATATCTGCAGGTTTGCCCGGGAGAAAGGAAGTAAGTTATGAAGAACTTATCAACGCCCCGATGATCGAGCTTAAAGAGATTGGTGAGTTCATTACCGGCGGGAATCCAGAGAGGGTCGGTTACGACCGTGAGAACGGCATGAATTCGGAGACACCGCTTCATGGGGATGAAGAATCGGGCAGGATCTATCTTCTGGAGAGAGTGGCGACCGATTCGGAAGGCGTCATAGATTTGTACCGCTCGACGAGGCATAGCAGGACTCAGTTGGAGGTCGCAGAATCCAGGACCCTGAGAAAGTCTGACATTGTTATCTGTGTTGGTCCTGGAGCTGAGGGTGTAGGTATTCTCGGAGATATCCTTGACGATGAGACGGTGATTCTTTCGAGAGAGCACGTAGCTCTGAGAGTAAGGGAAGAGTATGATCCTCTTGAAGTCTTGAGAGTCCTGCGTAGCGACTACGGAAGGCATCTGATCCGCGAGGCAAAGGCAGCCATCTTCTTGAGTGGCATGGGGATTGACGCATTGGAAGAGATCAGGATACCGGATATCGTCAGAAAGAAGTGA
- a CDS encoding PD-(D/E)XK nuclease family protein produces the protein MKGILVCGKEGRRRSDYLLQKIQKSYSEDPFSFLFVGPSSFFLQTVKDSLLNSGLSIAAGQFSTERSLAMKIVREMFPDRRAVPERGERIEIAKAFEKVKNYYPSEKATSYFHEAIVVLKENFGNFETAFGREDVVPEVLKKVYAELQEHFEEGKLFDSYDAMRLAAEQTDLERGAFGNTLFIDGFYDFSPATRVFLKNIMRCFDEVYLSCPEDSDRKNLFRESQTISALFEGIDFDTINVDRSESGTLTKVKEILFSDREEFNDTGCENAEIVECNDLYGEVDFVAREVKRAIAKGELKPEEIEIVIPNQDYWRVLKKSLNDFGIPVVSKNSVSLLESKSIQTLLLPLEVVSDSFEPSGILEMIDAGYGGGTIDSVLFEKVMASAGLQFEMSGATAEDAKKVWLEKLNSYRGFLQTKSSSLLSSDDLDDDFSALSQIQEIKEEIRFIDDAAKPAVKRVFSLLNSIERNVAMPLSKYEDFFRVCEERLGLRELPENKEKILASENIACVEQFIQRAVPSHAGILEAMEITEYDPEKYYKSLMKYLEGEDLRGEANMGGGVEVLSLIDSRYTSKKGKYFMGFNEGNYPVLSLNPLYAGAQYSEPRAKDILGIQENRQKLGLFLAISGAQERLCITFSNSTVDGNVLMKSPYEGSILGAFGKSEPRPHGRVEGKRTDLVSSPSEAMSPADYKLSIASLFRESPEQWEIHKDSETVSTLEKNLSSITNDFSFKGPGVKAAEELTEKCISFSTVGTYCKCKFKYFLNYVLGLQPVPEEILELSHMDAGSVFHAVLSDHLGSGVPLDESLEKNLRRFSGGINKSLFKRRYDQMLRVLEDYLEFDRLRSSKLGERVLHTEFAFGFDDSKFSSLHLTTKICFRGFIDRIDMLENESLFIIDYKSGTSMTSAVPEQLIIYSMAVEQAFSNEGRKVDGGEFRSIKGKKKGKPFRVEDKDGERVWSFRKGLNFITCDPIEGGKITDSELTVGVEAVLQSIMSGEFSAETQKKEEPKDCFLCDFREVCDLLKWRQKGGPSDE, from the coding sequence TTGAAAGGTATTCTTGTCTGTGGAAAAGAAGGTAGAAGAAGAAGCGATTACTTGCTGCAGAAGATCCAGAAGAGCTACAGCGAGGATCCCTTCTCGTTTCTCTTCGTCGGACCCTCCTCATTCTTTCTGCAAACTGTGAAAGATTCCTTGTTGAATAGCGGGCTTTCGATTGCCGCCGGACAGTTCTCTACGGAGAGATCTCTGGCCATGAAGATAGTGAGGGAGATGTTCCCGGATCGCAGAGCCGTTCCCGAAAGAGGCGAACGAATAGAGATCGCTAAGGCCTTCGAAAAGGTCAAGAATTACTATCCTTCAGAAAAGGCCACGAGCTACTTTCATGAAGCCATCGTAGTCTTGAAGGAGAATTTCGGAAATTTCGAGACGGCGTTCGGGAGAGAAGACGTCGTTCCCGAGGTTCTGAAGAAAGTCTACGCAGAGCTTCAAGAACACTTTGAAGAAGGCAAGCTTTTCGATTCATACGATGCTATGAGGCTGGCGGCAGAGCAAACCGATCTCGAAAGAGGCGCTTTCGGAAATACTCTGTTCATAGACGGTTTCTACGATTTCAGTCCGGCAACCAGGGTTTTTCTGAAGAATATTATGCGTTGTTTCGACGAGGTCTATCTCTCATGTCCTGAAGATAGTGATAGAAAAAATCTGTTCAGGGAAAGTCAAACCATTTCAGCTCTCTTCGAGGGCATCGACTTCGACACGATAAATGTTGATCGAAGCGAAAGCGGCACACTTACAAAAGTAAAGGAGATTCTCTTCTCGGATCGGGAAGAGTTCAATGACACCGGGTGTGAAAACGCTGAGATTGTCGAGTGCAACGATCTGTACGGAGAAGTCGACTTCGTCGCCAGGGAAGTAAAGAGGGCGATAGCGAAGGGAGAACTGAAGCCGGAGGAGATAGAGATTGTAATACCGAATCAGGATTACTGGAGGGTGTTGAAGAAGTCGCTGAACGACTTCGGAATCCCAGTAGTGAGCAAGAATTCGGTTTCCTTGCTCGAGTCGAAGAGCATCCAGACCCTTCTACTGCCGCTTGAAGTGGTATCCGATTCTTTCGAGCCTTCGGGAATCCTCGAAATGATAGATGCCGGATACGGTGGCGGTACCATAGATTCCGTTCTTTTCGAGAAGGTAATGGCTTCGGCCGGTCTGCAGTTCGAAATGTCTGGAGCCACGGCAGAGGATGCAAAGAAGGTGTGGCTGGAGAAGCTCAATTCATACAGAGGTTTTCTCCAAACCAAATCTTCGAGTCTCCTTTCCAGTGACGATCTTGACGACGACTTCTCTGCTCTTTCCCAAATCCAGGAGATAAAAGAAGAGATACGGTTCATAGACGATGCTGCCAAACCGGCTGTCAAAAGGGTTTTTTCACTTCTCAATAGCATCGAGAGAAATGTAGCGATGCCTCTTTCAAAATATGAAGACTTCTTCCGAGTCTGTGAAGAGCGGCTTGGATTAAGAGAGCTTCCGGAAAACAAGGAAAAGATTTTAGCCTCTGAAAACATTGCCTGCGTCGAACAGTTCATTCAAAGAGCCGTTCCTTCACACGCCGGGATTCTTGAAGCTATGGAAATCACCGAGTACGATCCAGAAAAATACTACAAGTCTCTCATGAAGTATCTGGAAGGCGAGGATCTGCGGGGCGAGGCCAATATGGGCGGTGGAGTCGAAGTCCTCTCGCTGATCGACTCTCGATACACTTCGAAAAAGGGCAAGTATTTCATGGGATTCAACGAGGGAAATTACCCGGTTTTGTCTCTCAATCCACTCTATGCGGGCGCTCAGTACTCCGAGCCCCGAGCCAAGGACATCCTGGGCATTCAGGAGAACAGGCAGAAGCTGGGCCTTTTTCTGGCGATAAGCGGCGCACAGGAGAGGCTCTGCATAACTTTCTCGAATTCCACGGTCGATGGAAACGTCTTGATGAAGTCTCCTTACGAAGGGTCGATTCTTGGGGCATTCGGCAAATCGGAGCCCAGGCCCCACGGCCGCGTAGAAGGGAAGCGCACCGATCTCGTGTCCTCGCCGTCGGAGGCTATGAGCCCGGCGGATTACAAGCTCTCGATAGCTAGTCTATTCAGGGAGAGCCCCGAGCAATGGGAGATACATAAAGACTCGGAAACAGTCTCCACTCTGGAGAAGAACCTGAGCTCGATCACAAACGACTTTTCCTTCAAGGGCCCCGGTGTGAAAGCAGCCGAGGAGCTGACGGAGAAATGTATAAGCTTCTCTACGGTCGGGACCTACTGCAAGTGCAAATTCAAGTATTTCTTGAACTATGTGCTGGGTTTGCAGCCTGTTCCGGAGGAGATACTAGAGCTTTCTCATATGGATGCGGGGAGCGTTTTCCATGCCGTTCTCAGCGATCACCTCGGAAGTGGCGTCCCGCTAGATGAAAGCCTCGAGAAGAATCTCCGGAGGTTTTCTGGCGGCATAAACAAATCGCTCTTCAAGAGGCGCTATGATCAGATGCTGAGAGTCCTTGAGGATTATCTAGAGTTTGATAGGTTGAGAAGCAGCAAACTGGGTGAGCGCGTTCTTCATACAGAATTCGCATTTGGCTTTGATGATTCAAAGTTTTCTTCTCTTCATCTAACCACCAAAATATGCTTTCGGGGTTTTATTGACAGGATAGATATGCTGGAGAACGAGAGTCTATTCATAATAGATTACAAGAGCGGCACAAGTATGACTTCTGCCGTTCCTGAACAGCTCATCATATACTCTATGGCCGTTGAACAGGCATTTTCGAATGAAGGCCGAAAGGTAGATGGAGGAGAATTCCGATCAATTAAGGGCAAGAAGAAGGGCAAACCCTTTCGTGTGGAGGATAAAGACGGAGAAAGAGTCTGGAGTTTCCGCAAAGGCTTGAATTTCATAACATGTGATCCAATTGAAGGTGGAAAGATCACAGATTCCGAACTAACCGTCGGAGTGGAGGCGGTGCTTCAAAGCATAATGTCTGGGGAGTTTTCGGCTGAGACACAGAAAAAGGAAGAACCTAAAGACTGCTTCTTGTGTGACTTCAGGGAAGTCTGCGATCTTCTGAAGTGGAGACAGAAGGGTGGGCCAAGCGATGAATAA